Genomic window (Spirosoma sp. KCTC 42546):
CCAAAAGGTAACCCATTTTGAGACGTACACGGCTGAGGAGAAGATTGCCTTTAAGCAGGAAGGTGGCACCTGGGAACAGACCGAGCGTACGGTGAATGTCATCAAGAAAATCCCCGTCATTTATGGCCATCAGGAACAGGTTGAATGGCAGGATGTGCAGTGGTCGATTGAGCGGCTGGAATACCTGCTTTCCAATTTTGCCGATACCAATGATTACCATGCTGCGCCCAAAATCTTTATCGAAGGCAAAATTGCCGGGTTTGGCCAGAAGGGTGAACCAGGACAGATTTTACAGGGGGAAAAAGACAGTAAAGCCTATTACCTCAGCTGGAACCATGCCACGGATGCGGTAAAGCTGGAGATCGAAACACTGCTTCGATTTATATTTTCCTTTACCCAAACACCTGATATCAGCTTTGATAGCGTGAAAGGATTACGGGAAATTTCGGGCGAAGCCTTGAAAATGCTCTTTCTGGATGCTCACCTGAAAGTTCAGAACAAGCGGGAGGTATTTGATGAATACCTGCAACGGCGGATCAATATCATTAAATCCTTCATTGCCTACATGAGTATTGACCTGAAAAAGGAAGCCTCCACATTGGCAATTGAGCCGGAAATTCAGCCGTTTATCATCAACGATGAAAAAGCTATGATTGAGAACCTAATGACGGCCACAGGTAACCAGCCCATCCTTTCCCAGAAAACAGCGATTGCCAAATCAGGCCTTGTTGATGATGTTGAGGCTGAATATAAATTGATTCAGGAAGAGGAAACACGGGCCAAATCATTCGATATCCTAAACCCAATAGGTGCCTGATGAGTAGTCGTAAATTCTCCATCACCGACTGGAACAACCGGCACTTCAAACAGGTCGAAGACTATGCCCGGCGCATCGACCTCATCTACCTGACGGCCGTGCAGGAGGCTGTTCAGATTGCCCAATCGGTCGAGGAGAATCCGGATAAGCAATTCTCGTTCGATGATTACCCCCGCACCAAAGATAGGATTGATAGCCTCATCCAGCGCATGGCCCTGAACATGATCCTGACCATCGACACCGGCATGGTGGCCGAATGGGGACTGGCCAACGATCAGAATGACGCCCTGATCGAATCGGTTTTCTCCTCAACTCCTCAACCCCGGCAGAAAACTGAACCGGTTACCCCACCGGCCCGCTATCTGGATCGAAATGAAGAGGCATTGAAGGCTTTCCGAATTCAGAAGGTGGGCGGCATGACGCTATCAGATCGGGTGTGGAACTACACCAGTCAGTTCAAAGGCGAACTGGAGATGGCCATTGACGTGGGACTGGGGCAAGGTCGTTCGGCGGCTCAGCTGAGCATGGACATCCGCAAATACCTCAACAAACCCGACCGGCTGTTTCGAAAAGTCCGTGACAAGCGAGGTAATCTGGGACTTTCGAAGGTAGCCAAAAACTACCATCCGGGTCAGGGCATCTACCGATCGTCTTACAAAAATGCGATGCGCTTAACCCGTACAGAAATCAATTCTGCCTACCGGGAGGCTGATCACCTCAGGTACCAACAACTCGACTTTGTTGTCGGTATTGAAGTACGAAGGTCAAACCACGTATTCAGTTGTGATGTGTGTGAATCGCTTAAAGGGCGATATCCGAAGACGTTCAAATTCAAAGGCTGGCACCAACAATGTCGATGCCATGCTATCTCCATTCTGGCCACACCAGAGGAGTTGCAGAAACTGACGGGCATGATCCTGAACGGTGAGGATCCATCTACGTTACGCAGCGTGAATGAAATCACGGATTTACCCGAAGGATTTACCAGGTGGGTTAGCGACAATCAGGATCGGTTGAACCGGGCCAAACAGGTACCCTACTTTATCTCCGATAACTTTAAAAACCGGGATTTATCAAAAGCGACGTTCACGAGAGTTCTGCCCAAAGCAGACCCAAAAGCCATTGACCTATCGAAGTTCATTGCGGGGGATGTGCCCACCAATAAGGAACTAAAAGCGGTGATCATGGAGTTTGCCCGGACGCATCCCGAGAATTTCCGGAGTGGTCTGGAATCGGTCAGCATCCTGCATTCCAAATCGTATCTGTTGCAGCATAGCCAGTTGTATACTCCCTACACCAATCAATGGAAGGGTCAATCGACAATATCCATCAGTACCCATAGTTTTAGCCTGGGTGGTAGTACCTTCAATCCAGCGGAGGAATTGCGGGGAGCCTTTGGCGCCATGAAAGCCCAAACGCCACTTACCTTCAATCAGGAATATGCGGTGGAAGGGTTGTGGCACGAAATCTTACACGCCAAGAGCAAAACCCCACCGCGTAAGCTGAATAAGTATGCCCTTCAGGATATGGAAACGCTGAATCAGTTTACGGCCCGTCACACCTACGATGAGTTTCTGAAACCCTTTGGTGTGAAGCCAATTCACAAAACCGATATTCTGGATAAGGGATATGGCTACAGCAACTGGGTAACTAATATTCGCTCTACCATCGCCAAGCGTGGACTCAGTGAGCAGCAGGTCGTTTCTGATTTATTGCCCATTCTGCTGGGCGATTATGCAGCCATCAGCAAAGGAATGGCCGACTACTTTAAGAAGCATCCTCTTCGATAACATAATCGAATCCCAGCCGGTATTGCTGGGCTAGTTCGGGTACCTGACTCCAGTACTGTTCGGTTTTGGCGGCATCACCCCGAAAGTCGTACAATAAGCCTAGGTCAAATAATGCACCCTCGGCGCTAATCGTAGCCTGGTAACCCTGCGCAGTCAACGGATCCGGAAATTCCAGACCGTGGCGAAGGCTCAGCGAAAAGCTGGCCAGAAAGCCTAACTCGTCGATTTCGTCGGGCGTGAGGTTGTGATCAAATACGGTTTCCATATTCACTAAGTGATTTGTTTCGCCTAAATCGTCTACTATCTTCCTCTAATTCAACAATACCTGTTACACAACACTCCTGAAAAATAGCTTCCAGAATGACCACTTCCCGCTCATCAAAATAGCCACCCTGTGGATTCTCCCAAATCACATTGGACACATCCCTGTTTTGTCCATTATCATCCAGCTGACGAAGCTGTTTCGATTGGAGACGTTTCAATCGGTACTTTCCAACCTGCATGATGCAACGTGTTACCGGGCCTAAATCATCTAGTTCAACCAGCTTAACGTGCGGGCGTAGCTGGGTGATTGGACTTGCGAGGAGGTCAAATACAGTTTCCATACAACTATCCTTTT
Coding sequences:
- a CDS encoding phage portal protein, which produces MNLTELRTALAVVSGQALDIPKVIEILKAKQTPLDIKDFIKQYSPSGHKALDPVYRKDKIIKKPTGEIKDGVEVVTSDTVKVNRQVFPLQKLIVERAVSFLFGNPVKINSEGKTDKEKKVVAALTRILYDNKINSFNRRIAREMFRSTQVAECWFPVEGSETHSDYGFDTKFKMRVTAFNPWDGNEFYPLYDETGDLIAFSRLFVRMNDEGQKVTHFETYTAEEKIAFKQEGGTWEQTERTVNVIKKIPVIYGHQEQVEWQDVQWSIERLEYLLSNFADTNDYHAAPKIFIEGKIAGFGQKGEPGQILQGEKDSKAYYLSWNHATDAVKLEIETLLRFIFSFTQTPDISFDSVKGLREISGEALKMLFLDAHLKVQNKREVFDEYLQRRINIIKSFIAYMSIDLKKEASTLAIEPEIQPFIINDEKAMIENLMTATGNQPILSQKTAIAKSGLVDDVEAEYKLIQEEETRAKSFDILNPIGA